The window GGCAAGCTAATCTCATCCCAAAATCAGCAACTAAAAGTCAAGACATTGAATGAAGAATTAAATTAAATAGAGCCATATCCAGCTCACAAGGGATCCCTACTCTTGGCTTGGGTATGGCTTTTTCTTTCATTTTTTACCCTGTTTATCCTGCCCGCTAACTCAGCTCATCCACCAAGGCGGCCAACAACTGCCAGCCCAAGGCAAAATCCATCATATCCATCGCTTCATCGGCATTGTGACTGCCATTCTCATTGCGCACAAACACCATGGCCGTCGGGATCCCTTGGTTGGCAAACACTGCACAATCATGCCCTGCCCCGCTGGCCATCGCCATCGTCGGGATCCCTTGTTGTTGGGCCAAGGTTTTCAATTTTTGGCGCAGGTTGACATCCATCAAACCGGGCAGGGCGTTGGTCAATTCCCCTAGGTCGATTGTGACCCCGCGGCGCTGGCCAATGTCGGCGGCAACTCCTCTCAAGTAAACGTCAGTTGCCAACAGAGCTGAGTTATCTTCGCTGCGAATATCCATCGTGAACTGAACTTCACCGGGTACTTTCGTCAGGGTATGGTGCTCGGGATTGGTGCTAAATTCTCCGACTGTGGCCACAAAATCAATCCCATCCGCTTCCCGCTGTAACCAGTGTTGTTCTAGCGCATGGACAAACTCTACTCCCGCCAAGACCGCATCCTGACGCAGATGACGAGGCACCGCCCCCGCATGGGCATAGCGGCCCTGAATCCGACAGTGACGGTAGCGCAAACTGCCCCGGATCCCCGTTACGATCCCCACCGGGATCCTGGCATCCACCAGTGCTGGCCCCTGTTCAATGTGCAGTTCCAAATAACAGTGGATGTGCTGGGGACGCAGATAGGCTTCCCCCTGGCGTAGGCGCTCTGGCTGAAAACCGGACATCCGCATGTGCTCTGCTAGGCTCAAGCCCGTATCCGCACGCTTTAAGTTATCTAGCAAATCTGGAGGGAGCAAGCCAAAAGCAGCCCGACTGCCAATGTAAGGAGCCGGGAACCAGCACACCTCTTCCGCCCGACACCCCATCACCGTGACACTGCGGGCCGGGATCCGACCCAAGCGTTTTAAGCGGGCCAGTACCATCAAACCCGCCACCACACCGGCAGCTCCATCGTAATTTCCCCCGTGAGGCACCGAGTCCAGATGGGATCCGATCAGGATCTGGGGAGCTGAGGGATCCCGTCCAAGCAAGGTCATGTAGAGATTACCCGCCGCATCGGTCGCCACCTCTAAGCCCAAGTCACGGGCGGTTTGGGCCATCAAGTGATGGGCGACGTTTTCCCCCGCACCATAGGTATCACGGGTAATACCCGGAACATCTGTCGTGTGCCGGCAAAGGCTCTCAAACAACTGCTCTGCCTGCGCCATCTCCGGGGCAGTGGAAGTTTCTAACGTGGGCATCATGAAAAAACCGACTAAGGACAGGCCGAGGCAAGGGATCCCATCGGCTGCTTTTAGTGTATACCGTATGCTTATTGGTGATAAGCTGGTAACTAACCTCCGTTTTGTTTTGTGAGGGGTTCCCTTGACTGCTGCATTGCGTTCTCTGCCTCGCAAAGAGTCTTTGTACGAGCAAACCTATCAGGCACTACGGGAAGCGGTTCTTTCCGGTCGTCTAGCACCAGGTGAGCGCTTGGTAGAGACGGTTCTGGCCGAGCAACTGCAGGTGAGCCGTACGCCCATTCGAGAAGCCCTACGGCAACTGCAACGGGAGGAGTTGCTCATCCTTGGCCCCAGTGGTGGCTTGCATGTGCCTGTCTTTTCAGAACAAGATGCTGCTCAGCTGTACGATTGCCGACTGGCTCTAGAGCACCTCTCCGTCATGGGATCCTGCCAACAGGCCAGTGCCAGCCACCTGGAAAGAATGCGGGATCTGGTGCAACAGGCGGAGCAGCTGACGAGTATACCCCTGGCCGAACAGGATCCGCAGGCACTCTTGGATGTGGACTACCGCTTTCATCACCTATTGGCGGAGAGTTCTGGCAACCGCTGGCTGGTCTCTCTGCTGGATCAGGTGTTTGACAAGATGGTGCTCTTACGTCTGCAAACCACCCACCACAATCCGGGCGTTCTGGAGGTGCGGGTGGAGCATCGCCGGATCTACGAGGCCATTGCCCGACGGGATCCGATTCTGGCCACCCAGTTTATGAGTGAACATCTGGTCGCCAGCAAAGCCAGGGTAATTCGGGAAGTTCAGCAGATGCGTCAAGGCCAATCCGCGTGAGTCAGGAGAGAGCGGGTGCACCTGGCTCAGTTCACATTCTTGTTTTTGTCTTGAGGAGTTCACAATGCAACGCATTTTTATCTGTGGTTCTGCTCTCACGGGCCAGCCGGATCATGCCAACGTGCAAAATGCCCGCTTTATTGGGCCTGTGCGCACCCAGCCTCACTATCGGATGCATGCGGTGGAATGCGGATGGCACCCTGGCGTGTATGAGGTGGAATCGGAGGGTGTAGCCTTGGCGGGAGAACTATATGAAATGACCTCCGAGCAATATGAGGCTCTGCTGGCTTCTGAGCCACCTCATCTGTACCCTGGCCAAGTCAGTCTTGAAGACGGCAGCCTCGCCATCGCCATGATCTACCCCAAATCTTTGGTGGAAAAACATCAATGGCCGGATATTTCCCACTTTGGCGGTTGGGCGGCCTACAAAGCCAGCCAACTGTCCCTAGCCTCTGCCTAGTTTGATACGCCTACTGATGACCACCGCCAACATCTGCTGCTGAGGGTTTTCAAAACACTACTCCTGACGCAGACGAGCTATTCTCCCTGTTGGTTGCGAACCTCTAAACCACCCACGGAGTCTTGAGACAGCAGGGTAATACTACTGTAATCGGTGTGGGCGGCGGCACGGGTTTGCCCCGCTTGTAGGTGTTCTGGCAAAGGCGGGTAGTGCAACATGCGCAAAATAAAATGCTGCCGATCATGACGACTGGCAAAATAATCTACCGGCAACTGCAAAGCCAAGGCAAAAGCTCGCAAAATGTGTCGGGTCGCCATACTGGCGGATTCAAAGAAAGACAACACCCTCTCCCGGAATATCGCCACTTCTGGGGGTCAGAGGTTGGGGTGGTTGAGTCACCAGCATCGCCAGTCTAAATCGCAGAGAAACCCTTCTCACGCTAGTCAAGATGGGATCCGAAAATCGGTAGCCTAGAGTACGGGATCCCGGCGGATTGTGGATCAGCCAACGTGAGGGGTGGGGTTGGTCAAACCAATCACCTGCGTATAAGCCCCCCGAGCTTGGGTTACCCCAATCGTGCGTTCTGCCTTTTCGATCATGGGGCGGCGCAAACTCACCACCAAAAACTGCGCTTGGCGAGATTGTTGCCAAATCATGTTGGCCAGTTTCTCCACATTGGCCCCATCCAAAAACATGTCTACCTCATCAAAGGCATAAAAACTGGAGGGCCGGAACCGTTGTAGCGCAAAAATAAAGCTCAGGGCTGTCAAGGATTTTTCTCCCCCTGACATAGAGCTGAGACGACGCACCGGCTTACCTTTGGGGTGAGCCACCAGGGTCAGGCCGCCGGACAACGGATCCTCTGGGTTTTCCAATTCCAAATGACCATCGCCATCAGACAGTTGGGCAAAAATGGTCTGAAAATGGCTATCGACGGCATGAAAAGCATCCAAAAAAGCTTGGCGACGCAGGGTGGAAAAGTTTTCGATGCGCAGCAACAATTCCGTGCGTTCTTGATTCAGGGTTTCCAATTTGGCACTGAGATCCGTGAGGCGAACTTGGGTCTCTTCATATTCGGTGATCGCCAACATATTCACCGGCTCAAGAGAACGCAGTTTATCTTCCGTTTTGCGCTTTTGTCGTTGCAGCTCCTCTAGGGTTAGGGAGGCAGGTAGCTCGGGAAGCGGATCCGGCAAGTCTTGGGCAGCCGCTTGCCGTTGCGTTTGTAGTTGGGCCAGCAGGGCTTCTTTTTCCTGTTGTTGGGTGAGGGCGTTGTAGCGCTCCCAATCGAGGCGTTGGATTTGCTGTTGTTGGGCTCGCACCTGGAATTCCTGTTGATCCCGTTCTTGGCGTAGGTGGGCTAGGCGGGCATCGATCTCGCTCAGGTGTTGCCGCTGTTCAGCCAGGTGATCCTGGGTTTGGCGAAGGGTGGCTTGGGCTTGGGCAATCTGCTCCTGCAGATGGGCCTGGCGCTGTTCACTCTCTTGGATGCGTTCCTGATGTTGCTGCACTTTGGCCCGATTCAGGTGTTGCTGGGTGGCGTTTTCCTGCCGTTGCCGCTCCAGTTGGGTGAGCTGGTGCTGCAGTTCTGCTAGGTGACTTTCCTGCTGCTGCACCGTTTGCTGAATCTGTTGCCAATGTTGGTTTACCGGGGATCCCTCTAGTTGGCTGAGTTTAAGGGTGAGATCCGCCAGGCGTTGCTCCAGAGGCACCCAATAGAGTTGGATTTGCTCAAGGCGGGCTTGAATGTGTTGATTTTCGGTATGCAGTTGTGCCAGGGATCCCTGCAATTGTTGCAGGCGGGCCTGCTGATTTTGGCAATCGGATTGGTGGCGTTCCAGGTATTGCTGGGCTTGCAGGGTATCTTGGCGGGCGAGCAGCAGGGCTTGGGTGAGGTGTTTCTCGCGGGCTTGGCCAGCTTGCAACCGTGGGATGAGGGCTTTGAGCAGGTCTTCAAGGTCATCTAGGCGGGCCCGCAATTCATCCACTTCCGAGTGTTCACTGGCGGAAAAATGGATCCCTTGCCGCTGCTGGCTGATACCACCCGTAATCGCCCCGGAGGTTTCCAGAAGCTCCCCTTCCAAAGTGACGATGCGGTGCTTGCCGATGTGGGGTTGGGCCAATTCCAGACTTTCAAAAACCAGGGTGGAACCGAGGACAAAACCAAACACATCCCGATAGCGATCTTCAAAACGAACCAAGCGAATGGCATAGTCGACCAGGCCGTTCAGCTTGAGGGGGGCGGGGGGGCGGGTAGTTTGGAGCTTATTCAAAGGCAGAAAGGTGGCTCGTCCCACTTTTTCCCGCTTCAAAAAGTTCACGGCACTGACGGCAACGGTATCATCTTCTACCACCACAAACTGCAACCGACTACCCGCAGCGATCTCCAACGCCAGTTGATACTGCGGATCTACCTGTCCCAGTTGGGCCACCAACCCCAACACTCCCGGCAGACGGGCACTCAACACCGCTTGGGTGGCACGGGATCCCTGGGATTCTTGCAGCACTTGGCGGCGGGTTTCCAATTTATCCAGTTGCCGTTGTTTGCTATGCAGCTCGGCGGTGAGGCGTTCGTGGGTGGCCCGATCCAACTCCAAACTAGATTGCAGTTGCGATAATTCTTGGGCCAGGGTTTGCACTTGGGTTTCTGCTTGCCGACAGGACTGTTCCAAATCCGCGGTGAGCGCAAGATGGGATCCCAGCCAATCCTCGATCTGGGCAATTTCCATTTGGGTGTCTTGGCTTTGCCGTTCCAGTTGTCGTTGTCGTTCTTGTAGACGAATGTGCTCCTGCTGTAGGGGCTCCTGTTCGGCGCGGATCTCCTCAATGTGGCGGGTTAAATAGCGCTGTTGCTTCACCCAAGCATCCGAAGATTGGGCCAGAGCCCGCAGCTGTTCCCGGCTTTGCTCCAGGGTGGTTTGGGCTTTTTGCTGTTGTTCTTGCAGGCATCTGTGAGCTTGGGTCAGTTGGGCTTGCTCGGTTTGGAGCTGTTGTAGCTCTGAGTCCAAACGGTGCAGTTGCTCTTGCCACTGTTGGCGCAGGTGCTGGCCTTGGGCAATCTCCTGCTGCCAAGTTTCGATCTGTTGGCTGGTCTGTTGGAGCTGGGCCTCGGCGGTGGCGATCTGGGCTTGCCGCTGCAGGTATTCTTCTTCCCCGAGGGCGTGGATGCGGCTTTGCAGGTCGGTTAGGGTGGCTTCTGTCTGTTGCAACTGCTCATGCCATTGCACCAATTCAGCAGTGGCCTTCTCTTGCACCTGGATCAATTGTTGAATCGAGCCTTGGGTTTGCTCCACTTGGGTTTGTAAATGTTGCCAAAGGAGCACCTGTTGTTGCTGTTCTAGGGTTTCCAGGTGCAGCCGCAATTGCTGGTATTGTTGGGCCTTTTCACTTTCTTTGAGGAGCCGCTCCCCCTGGGCTTGCAGCTCCTGTTCGATTAGCCGAAAGCGCTCAATTTGCTCTCGAACTGCTTCTAGCTTGTTGTTGGCCTGGGCAATTTTGCGATCAAAGGTGGCTACCCCCGCCAATTCGTCGATGATCTGCCGCCGCTCTTTGGCGTTCATGGAAATAATGCTGGTCACATCCCCTTGTAAAACGACGTTGTAACCGTTCGGGTAAATGTGCATCGCCTCCAATTGTTCGTGCAGCTCACTCAGGGTGCAGGGGACATCGTTGATATAAAAAGTGCTGGTATAGGCGGGCGAATCGGGATCCTCTCCCCGTCCAGGGCTGACCCGCAGGCGGCGGCTCACCTTCCATTCCCTTGGGGGGGCCGCTCCATTGCCAGCTCCATGGGTACCCACATGTCCGGATCCCTGCCCCAGATCAAAGGTCACCGAAACATGGGTCTCCACCCGGCGATGACTATGGAGACTGCCGGAATGCACCAAATCCAGCAGCTTTTCCGCCCGCATCCCCCGCGAGGAAGACAACCCCAGCGCAAACAAAATCGCATCGAGAATATTGGACTTGCCAGAGCCATTTGGGCCAGAAATGACCGTGAAACCCGGCAACAACGGCATCGAGGTCGTGCTACCAAAAGACTTAAATCGGGTCAACTCAATCTGCTTGACGTACATGACACTGTACATCTAGTGTGGCCACCACCAGATGATGGCAACAGGCTAGCATGGGTAGCGGAACTTGCGTAGCCAACCTGCATACCCAACCCACTCTTCACCACTGAGGGAAGGATTAATCGGGATCCCTAGACTGCACCTCTAGCAAATCCGCCTTTTGCAACAGCCGCTGCACTTCCACCTGTAACTGCCCCCAGCTCCAGTTCAATACACCAGCTTTGGGGATCAACAGCAGTCGGTATCCGGGTTTCAGGTTTGGACAAAGAGACCGGAGGATTTCCCGTAACTGGCGCCGCAACCGATTTCGCCGTACCGACGATTTGCTCACTTTTCTGCTGATCACCAACCCCACTTGGCTGGGGATCCCTTCCAGCTCCGGGGGCATCGGGTGAAACAGTAAGGTCAAACCCGCACTGGAGCGACGCTGGCTTGCCCGATACAACGCCTG of the Thermostichus vulcanus str. 'Rupite' genome contains:
- a CDS encoding Zn-dependent hydrolase, which encodes MMPTLETSTAPEMAQAEQLFESLCRHTTDVPGITRDTYGAGENVAHHLMAQTARDLGLEVATDAAGNLYMTLLGRDPSAPQILIGSHLDSVPHGGNYDGAAGVVAGLMVLARLKRLGRIPARSVTVMGCRAEEVCWFPAPYIGSRAAFGLLPPDLLDNLKRADTGLSLAEHMRMSGFQPERLRQGEAYLRPQHIHCYLELHIEQGPALVDARIPVGIVTGIRGSLRYRHCRIQGRYAHAGAVPRHLRQDAVLAGVEFVHALEQHWLQREADGIDFVATVGEFSTNPEHHTLTKVPGEVQFTMDIRSEDNSALLATDVYLRGVAADIGQRRGVTIDLGELTNALPGLMDVNLRQKLKTLAQQQGIPTMAMASGAGHDCAVFANQGIPTAMVFVRNENGSHNADEAMDMMDFALGWQLLAALVDELS
- a CDS encoding GntR family transcriptional regulator, with amino-acid sequence MTAALRSLPRKESLYEQTYQALREAVLSGRLAPGERLVETVLAEQLQVSRTPIREALRQLQREELLILGPSGGLHVPVFSEQDAAQLYDCRLALEHLSVMGSCQQASASHLERMRDLVQQAEQLTSIPLAEQDPQALLDVDYRFHHLLAESSGNRWLVSLLDQVFDKMVLLRLQTTHHNPGVLEVRVEHRRIYEAIARRDPILATQFMSEHLVASKARVIREVQQMRQGQSA
- a CDS encoding allophanate hydrolase-related protein gives rise to the protein MQRIFICGSALTGQPDHANVQNARFIGPVRTQPHYRMHAVECGWHPGVYEVESEGVALAGELYEMTSEQYEALLASEPPHLYPGQVSLEDGSLAIAMIYPKSLVEKHQWPDISHFGGWAAYKASQLSLASA
- a CDS encoding 2OG-Fe(II) oxygenase family protein → MSFFESASMATRHILRAFALALQLPVDYFASRHDRQHFILRMLHYPPLPEHLQAGQTRAAAHTDYSSITLLSQDSVGGLEVRNQQGE
- the smc gene encoding chromosome segregation protein SMC, which produces MYSVMYVKQIELTRFKSFGSTTSMPLLPGFTVISGPNGSGKSNILDAILFALGLSSSRGMRAEKLLDLVHSGSLHSHRRVETHVSVTFDLGQGSGHVGTHGAGNGAAPPREWKVSRRLRVSPGRGEDPDSPAYTSTFYINDVPCTLSELHEQLEAMHIYPNGYNVVLQGDVTSIISMNAKERRQIIDELAGVATFDRKIAQANNKLEAVREQIERFRLIEQELQAQGERLLKESEKAQQYQQLRLHLETLEQQQQVLLWQHLQTQVEQTQGSIQQLIQVQEKATAELVQWHEQLQQTEATLTDLQSRIHALGEEEYLQRQAQIATAEAQLQQTSQQIETWQQEIAQGQHLRQQWQEQLHRLDSELQQLQTEQAQLTQAHRCLQEQQQKAQTTLEQSREQLRALAQSSDAWVKQQRYLTRHIEEIRAEQEPLQQEHIRLQERQRQLERQSQDTQMEIAQIEDWLGSHLALTADLEQSCRQAETQVQTLAQELSQLQSSLELDRATHERLTAELHSKQRQLDKLETRRQVLQESQGSRATQAVLSARLPGVLGLVAQLGQVDPQYQLALEIAAGSRLQFVVVEDDTVAVSAVNFLKREKVGRATFLPLNKLQTTRPPAPLKLNGLVDYAIRLVRFEDRYRDVFGFVLGSTLVFESLELAQPHIGKHRIVTLEGELLETSGAITGGISQQRQGIHFSASEHSEVDELRARLDDLEDLLKALIPRLQAGQAREKHLTQALLLARQDTLQAQQYLERHQSDCQNQQARLQQLQGSLAQLHTENQHIQARLEQIQLYWVPLEQRLADLTLKLSQLEGSPVNQHWQQIQQTVQQQESHLAELQHQLTQLERQRQENATQQHLNRAKVQQHQERIQESEQRQAHLQEQIAQAQATLRQTQDHLAEQRQHLSEIDARLAHLRQERDQQEFQVRAQQQQIQRLDWERYNALTQQQEKEALLAQLQTQRQAAAQDLPDPLPELPASLTLEELQRQKRKTEDKLRSLEPVNMLAITEYEETQVRLTDLSAKLETLNQERTELLLRIENFSTLRRQAFLDAFHAVDSHFQTIFAQLSDGDGHLELENPEDPLSGGLTLVAHPKGKPVRRLSSMSGGEKSLTALSFIFALQRFRPSSFYAFDEVDMFLDGANVEKLANMIWQQSRQAQFLVVSLRRPMIEKAERTIGVTQARGAYTQVIGLTNPTPHVG
- the rnpA gene encoding ribonuclease P protein component, which produces MLPAHHRLRERRAFQALYRASQRRSSAGLTLLFHPMPPELEGIPSQVGLVISRKVSKSSVRRNRLRRQLREILRSLCPNLKPGYRLLLIPKAGVLNWSWGQLQVEVQRLLQKADLLEVQSRDPD